Genomic segment of Lolium rigidum isolate FL_2022 unplaced genomic scaffold, APGP_CSIRO_Lrig_0.1 contig_7122_1, whole genome shotgun sequence:
CAAATCTCAGTATATCAACTTCGAGATGCTTTTATCACATGCATGAGAATTCTTTGCGTTTGAAACTTGATGAAACATCACAATCCTAGAGCAGCAGAATGGATGACTAAAACATGCACGCCTCCTATGGACAGGAGAATCGCCGCCTTGATCAGACTCTTCCGGTCCTCCCTCTACAGTCTCTACACCGTGTGGAGCCCGACACGCATGTCACGGCAAATGCCAAGACCGAGTCACCACGCTGGCGGTGACCGTACCTGTGTGAGTACCATTTAGGACCCGAAGCTAAGCTGGTCATTAACTATACCATGTTCGCGCGCGCCGCCTACTGAACGTAGCCATCGCCATTCGCCATGCCATCCGTGAAGGTGAAGCCTCCATCCCCAGCGCCGGCCctcgtgctcctcctcttcgCGGCAAGCTTCGCAGTTTCCCAGGCGCGGATAATCTGCGGCGACTCTGCTGCATCTCCCTCCccggcaccagcgccgtcgtcaacCACCTCCAACAGCACTGCGTTCGCTGCCAACCTCCAAACTCTCCTGAACGCGCTCCCCCAGGCCACGGCTCCCACGGGCTTCGCCTCCCTGTCCTTGGGCACCGGCCGCGACCAGGTCTTCGTCCGCGGCCTCTGCCGTGGCGACACCGCGCAGTCCACGTGCCTCGCCGACCTGATAGAGGCCGTCCAGGACTTGAGCGGCCGGTGCCCCTCCAGCCGGAGCGCGGGGCTATGGTCCTGGAGGTGCTACATCAGCTACGCCGACACCAACGACTCGGCCGCCTACGAGCAGCGAATCTACGACACGGTCTACGATAGCCGCACGCTGGCCGACCCGGACAGCTACCAGCGGTCGTACTACGCGCTGATGAGTCGCCTTGTGGCGCGCGCGtcaggcggcggcggcaacaGATCGGCGAGGACGAGCATGTTCGCCACCGGGGAGGCGGTGTACGCGCCCGGCGACCCGAACGGGACGCTGTACGGGATGGTGCAGTGCATGAGGGACCGCAGCGACGCCGAGTGCGAGCGGTGCCTGCAGGGGCTGGTGCCGCGgctgccgtcgtgctgctggagaaACCAGGGAGGGGTGGCGCAGAACTTCAACTGCCACCTGCGGGTTCAGCTATACACCTACTATGACCTGGCGCTCGACGCGCCGCCTCCGGCTCCGGCTGCTCCACCATCGCCGCCGGTGCCAATACGCGGTGAGTAACTTGGACTTGAATATGGACCGGAGAGTACTCATTTCTCCAAAATTTCCACCACCTCGATCGGTGTGAAGAAAACTTCATAACGCGAAGTTTCCATTTTCGGCCAACCTTTTTTTCCGTGTGGAAAAGTCAGCGAAGTGCCGTCGCCATCATCCCTATCCTTTTTGATGCATGTAGATGCAGGAAACAGGAGATCGTCCAACCGTGTCGTCGTCCTCGCAGCCGCGCTCTCATCGCTTGGAGCGCTGCTCGTGCTACTCTTCGCGCTCGTCTGCCTTTACACGCAGAGAAGGATAAGGTCGAACAAGACACCACCACGAGCACGAGGTACTTGGATTTGCCTGTAGATTTTTAGGTTTTAAATAGCGCACAATTTCGCCGGTTTTAGTGCGCAATAGCGGATTTGGACCCTCCACGCTATATTTGACAGAAAATGGTCGCTACAGTGCTAAACACGAAATAACACGCTAAATCATGCTAAATCGCGCTAAAACGCATAACGCGTAGCGGCGCTAAAATGTTTGGGTGCAAAAAAGCAAAGTTCCAATGCTTCAGGCCAACCCATCGGCCCAAAGGTCCAATTTTCCCACCGAAGCTAAATACCTAAAGCACATATACGTACGGCAAAACCTAGCCTAAATCCTAGTTTAGCAGTTCCACGGAAGCGGCGGTGGCTGCCTCTTCCAGCGTGATGTTGGCGTCCGTTGCTTCCTCCCACAGGGTGTCGTCGGCTACTTCCTCCGGCTCGGATGTCGGAGACGCCGCAGGAAAATCACCCACCAGGTTAGAGCTGACTAGAACCTCCTCCTCATCCTGATTTGTAGATGCGTAGATGTATTGAACTATTGATATGTAGATGACTAGATTGGTAGTGTACAAGCTATCCTCCGATTTGTACATGAAGCCATGCATTCTTTTTCCGATTCTGAATGAGTGCTTTCACCTCTGTTGTTGCCTCCTTGGCTCTTAAATCATAATGTTAGTATGTCTTAAAAAATGTTGTCTTTAATTTGGTCATAGGAATCTACTTTGAACGATCTGGTTATGAAATTAGTATGCTGGACAAGATTTTAGTTGCCGAAACCCTTAACATTTAGAAAACGCTATTTTATatatagcgcgctatagcacgctataACATGCATAGCGTTTGGAGAAGGTTctcgctaaatgaaatagcgcgctatttaaaACCTTGAGATTTTAGCATTCCTTCAAATATCCGATCCACAGATTAACTCGTGTGTGAGACGTACAGATGATGCTAGAGAAGATACTTCCGAGCAATTTACTCTGCCGTTGCTGAGGGCTGCGACGGGCAACTTCGCCGCGGAAAACAAGCTTGGAGAGGGAGGTTTTGGGCAGGTTTTCAAGGTAATCCATCAGTTAGATGACACGCTATTTCTGCTCTCTGCTTACTTTTTGTACAATTCGATTCACATCACACTATCACAGGGTATACTGCCGAATGGGCAAGTGATAGCAGTGAAAAGGCTCTCCCAGAGTTCAGCACAGGGATTCCACGAGCTGAAGAATGAGCTGCTGCTGGCCGCCAAGCTTCTGCACAGGAACATCGTGCGGCTCCATGGGGTCTGCTTGGAGGAGCGAGAGAAGCTGGTGGTGTACGAGTATCTGCCCAACAGGAGCCTCGACACCGTCCTTTTCGGTAGATTTTTTTTtctcaccatgtcttcctcttctttcttTCAATTCCGAACTTCTAAATAGTTAAGTGTGCGATCCTGCATATGGCACGCAGATAATggtcggcggcgccggcggcatggCCTGGACTGGCATAAAAGGTACACCATCATCTGCGGGATCGCTCGTGGCCTGTTATATCTCCACGAGGAGTCCCAGCTGAGGGTCATCCACCGAGACCTCAAGCCGAGCAATGTCCTGCTCGACGAGAACATGAACCCCAAGATCTCGGATTTCGGGCTGGCTCGAGCATTCCGGGGAGACCAGTCCAGAGACGTCACCAAGCGACCAGCTGGTACCCTGTAAGTGCACTATGCCAACGACTTCCTTTAAACTAAAACCATggcaagaattatggaacggaggaagTAATAGTTTCTCGAGTTAAGAAGCTGAATTGATGGATGCACACGTGCAGTGGGTACATGTCGCCGGAGTACGCTTACAGCGGGCACGTTTCCACCAAGTCGGACATATACAGCTTTGGCGTCATTGTGTTGGAGATTGTCACCGGCCGGAGGAACAACGGCCCCTGCCCTGACGCCGACGCCAACAACTTGTTAAGCGAAGTAAGCACCAGATTGTGATGAGCAATCCATGTAACTACTGAATGCTTGCTTAATTGATGTATGCATGCATGTTTGATTGACTACAGGTATGGGACAAGTGGAGATCTGGAAAAGCAGCGGAGATGGCGGATGGGTCGCTGGGCGACCACTACCCTCGGTCTGAGATGCTCAACTGCGTGCACATCGGGCTCCTCTGCGTCCAGAAGAAACCGGCGATGAGACCCGACGCGTCGGAGGTCGTGCTAATGCTGAGCAGCCAGTCCATGTCACGGCGGACGCCCTCCCGGCCAGCATTTTACTCCGGCCACTCCTCTACCAGCGGCAGCGACTCACATGTTAGTGGTGTAAACGTCTCAGAGAATGGCGTGACCATGTCTGATCTTCAAGCTAGGTAGTTTGGTAGAGAAAATGGAGAAGATCAAGGGTCCAATACATTTGGTACCTGTACAGAAGTAGTtataccaaggaaaaaatgaccaATATTACCTCCTGATAGGATAGCTTCATCATTTCCTTCTTTTTGCGATTCAATTTTTCAAGTAATGGTGGTTTCAATAATAAAAAGGGTATCTCTAGCTCTCAGTCTACTGAGCGTTAGGTTAGAGCTCAGTAGACGCCTCCTTCTTCTCCGGCACCGGTGTGCCCCCGCGGAGACCACCGGCCATGGCGCATTGCTGCAATGCCTCGCTGCCCCACCCCGTCAAAGCTCCTCCTCCATCGGTCTACCACCGCCGCCCCGATGATCCCTCTAAGTCCTGcccccttcttctccggcgcTGGCACcccacaccctaaaccctaagatcTATCCTCGCTGTGCCGTCTCCGCCGCGGCCAGCTGCGCCGTCACCGGCTCCGGCGCGAACGTTCCCCCGCCCCCTTCCTCCTCCCGCTCGGTGTGTGCAAGGTAGAAGACGACCCCATGAATCTTGACGCGACTCAACGGCTACAGATTCTATGAAGCTCTAAGGTAAATCTCAGTTTactgagaattagcaaaaccgaATAAAAAAAATCTTAAGAACACATCATACTCCATACACATGTAGGCATGTATCTTGTGGCGTGGCTAAGGTTGTTTGGGGGGCTCCGGTTATTGCCTAGGAACTAACTCATGTGCTAGGCGTCATGGCCACGGCAGGTGCCGACGCGCTGCCGGGCTGATCTCTTGCCACCGGCCACCCCCGTCGCGTCCGCGGCCAGATCCAGAACGTCCTCCACTTCCTCTCTCTCCCACCCGTCGCTGCCATCGCCGCCTCGCCGGGGTTGACGCGTCCGAGCTGGCCTTCCTCTGGTCGCCAGTTCATCTTCAGGGCCTTCCTCGTCGGCTTCTCGCGGGAAGAAGATCGCAGGAAGCTGGTGCTAGGGCTGGAGGACTGGAGGAGGTGCAGCGCTGCTTGGCTTCATCGACGCCGCCGGTTCTGCCCCTTCCTTCCTCACCGGGCGAAGCTGTCCCCGTGTCCATCGCCATGAGCGGCCCTGGGTGAGCTCAAGGAGCCTTGGTTTGGCCGGCTGGCATGCTGCCGCAACCTCTAGCAGCCCCATCCGCCGGGCTAATTGCTCTACCTCCGAAGCCGGCCGCCGTGCTTGCTGCTTCTGTCCTCGCCCGCCGCAGGTCAGACCCAGCTGTTGGTGGGCAGATGCGTCGCACTCGTTGCTTCTGCAAGACTGCATTGGCGTGTCCCGCAGCTTCTCGCCCTCCCTGCAAAGAGCCGCATGACCCTGCTGTGATGTTTGAGGGACTTGGGTCCCTGTCGATGTTGCCGCTTGAGGAGATTCCCCAAGCTCCCTCACCATCGTTGGCCGTTACGGACGGCGATGTCTCTGGTGATGCCCATTGCACCGATGATGTGAGATGGGGGGAGAAGGAGCCATGGAAGATGGAGGGTACCGACAATGTGCGCATTGAGGAGACAACATCTGACAAGGTGAAGACTCGTCTGCTTGGTCCTTCTTCTGCGGCGGCATGCGGCGGCCTCTCTGCTGCTACTGATGCCTCTATTGTTGCGGAGGAGTGCTGGGAGCATATGGGTCGGGAGCGTCGCTCTGGCCAGGGTGCTGCCCCAGAGCCGCGGAGGGAAGGTCTCGAGCGTAGCCTTGCCTTCAAGCGCTGGGCTAGAGGAAGGTGCTTTCGCTGCCTCGAGCGTGGCCACCAGGTTAGCGCATGTCGTGACTATTTCAGATGCATTCGTTGTCGTTGTCCTGGTCATCAGGAAAGGTTCTGTCGCGCTCGCTCTCCGGCTGATTCCGATCGATCTCCAGTCACAAGTGCTCCTTGGCTAAGGAACACCCCTCCACCTACTCAGTCGTGTCAACCTGCGTTGACCTGTAGTTGGGCtgaggtctgatacgtctcaaacgtatctataatttcttatgttccatgctactgttatgatgatactcacatgttttatacacactttatgtcatatttatgcattttccggcactaacctattgacaagatgccgaagagccgattcgttgttttctgctgtttttggtttcagaaatcctacaaaggaaatattctcgaaattggacgaaatcaacgcccagagtcttatttttccacgaagcttccagaagaccgaagaggatacgaagtggggcgacgaggcgccgccacgctagggccgcgcggcctaaggggggtcgcgccgccctactgtgtgggcccctcgtgacacctccaaccctacccttccgcctacttaaagccttcgtcgcgaaaaccccagtaccgagagccacgatacggaaaaccttccagagatgccaccgccgccaatcccatctcgggggattcaggagatcgcctctggcaccctgccagagaggggaatcatctcctggaggactcttcatcaccatgatcgcctccggattgatgtgtgagtagttcacccctggactataggtccatagcagtagctagatggttgtcttctcctcatgtgctatcattgttagatcttgtgagctgcctatcatgatcaagatcatctatttgtaatgctacatgttgtgtttgttgggatccgatgaatatggaatactatgttatgttgattatcaatctatcatatatgtgttgtttatgatcttgcatgctctccgttgctagtagaggctctggccaagttgatacttgtaactccaagagggagtatttatgctcgatagtgggttcatgcctccatttaatctgggacagtgtgatacgtctccgacgtatcgataatttcttatgttccatgccacattattgatgatatctacatgttatatgcacactttatgtcatattcgtgcattttctggaactaacctattaacaagatgccgaagtgccagttcctgttttctgctgtttttggtttcagaaatcctagtaacgaaatattctcggaatcggacgaaatcaacgcccaagttcctattttcaccggaagcatccggaacaccgggaaggaccggagggggcaccgggcccccagaccataggccggcgcggcccaggccctggccgcgccgccctatggtttcgtcgccccttcgaccctcctgcgccgcctcttcgcctatataatgaccctggatcgaaaaccacgatacgttcgacgaaaaccacgaaaccttccggagccgccgccatcgcgaggccaagatccgggggacaggagtctccgttccggcacgctgccggagcggggaagtgccccggaaggcttctccatcgacaccgctgccatctccaccgccatcttcatcaccgctgctgctcccatgaggagggagtagttctccatcgaggctcggggctgtaccggtagctatgtggttcatctctctcctatgtacttcaatacaataatctcatgagctgccttacatgattgagattcatatgatgatgcttgtaatctagatgtcattatgctagtcaagtgagttttacttatgtgatctccggagactccttgtcccacgtgtgtaaaggtgacgagtgtgtgcaccgtgtgggtctcttaggctatatttcacagaatacttattcaccgatgaatggcatagtgaggtgcttatttatatctctttatgattgcaatgtgtttgtatcacaatttatctatgtgctactctagcaatattattaaagtagttctattcctcccgcacggtgtaatggtgacgagtgtgtgcatccgtgttagtacttggtttatgctatgatcatgatctcttgtagattgcgaagttaactattgctatgatagtattgatgtgatctattcctcctacatatgcatgaaggtgacagtgtgcatgctatgttagtacttggtttagtcttttgatctatcttacactataaggttacttaaatatgaacatttaattgtggagcttgttaactccggcattgagggttcgtgtaatcctacacaatgtgttcatcatccaacaagagtgtagagtatgcatttatctattctgttatgtgatcaatgttgagagtgtccactagtgaaagtctaatccctaggccttgttcctaaatacttgcgttactactgcttgtttacttgttttacttgtgttaccacttgctgcaatactaccaccatcaactacacgccggcaagctattttacggcatcgttgctactgctcatatatattcataccacctgtatttcactatctcttcgccgaactagtgcacctcttaggtgtgttggggacacaagagacttcttgctttgtggttgcggggttgcatgagagggatatctttgacctcttcctccccgagttcgataaaccttgggtgatccacttaagggaaaacttgctgctgttctacaaaccattgctcttggaggcccaacactcgtctacgaggaaaggaggggaattagacatcaagctattttacggcgccattgccggggaggaaaggtaaaaggtactcacactccggacctcggctaccaagctattttccgaccttgtaagtactcgaagctatttcctttagatcctgcaattgcatctttttgtttcttgtttacactagtttggcataatggacaagaatgagcttcttattctatttcctgatttaaaacatggattgtttgatgcaaaaattaaaaaacctatggaatcttatttgcatgctggtagtaatattagtatgaacgctttgaacaccattgttgataataatatagaaagttctaagcttggggaagctggttttgatgagcatgatatttttagtcccccaagcattgaggaggaaattttctttgatgatactttgcctcctatttatgatgattataatgatagtagtcttttgttgccacctactatggagagtaaatttgattatgcttacaatatgcctcctatatttgatgatgagaataataatgatagctactttgttgaatttgctcccactacaactaataaaattgattatgcttatgtggagagtaataattttatgcatgagactcatgataagaatgctttatgtgatggttacattgttgagtttgctcatgttgctaccgaaagttattatgagagaggaaaatatggttgtagaaattttcatgttactaaaatgcctctctatgtgctgaaatttttcaagctatacttgttttatcttcctatgcttgttactttgctcttcatgaacttgtttatttacaagattccttttcataggaagcatgatagacttaaatgtgttttgtatttgcctcttgatgctctcttttgcttcaaatactatttcttatgagtgcatcattaaaactgctgagcccatcttaatggctataaagaaaagaacttcttgggagataacccatgtgttattttgctacagtactttgttttatatttgtgtcttggaagttgtttactactgtagcaacctctccttatcttagtttagtgttttgttgtgccaagtaaagccgtcgatagaaaagtaagtactagatttggattactgcgcagttccagatttctttgctgtcacgaatctgggtctacctccctgtagatagctcagaaaattaagccaatttacgtgagtgatcctcagatatgtacgcaactttcattaaatttgggcattttcatttgagcaagtctggtgccattttaaaattcgtcaatacgaactgttctgttttgacagattctgccttttatttcgcattgcctcttttgctatgttggatgaatttctttgatccgttaatgtccagtagctttatgcaatgtccagaagtgttaagaatgattgtgtcacctctgaatatgttaatttttattgtgcactaaccctctaatgagttgtttcgagtttggtgtggaggaagttttcaaggatcaagagaggagtatgatgcaacatgatcaaggagagtgaaagctctaagcttggggatgccccggtggttcacccctgcatattctaagaagactcaagcgtctaagcttggggatgcccaaggcatccccttcttcatcgacaacattatcgaggttcctcccctgaaactatatttttattccatcacatcttatgtgctttgcttggagcatcggtttgtttttgtttttgttttgtttgaataaaatggatcctagcattcactttatgggagagagacacgctccgttgtagcatatggacaagtatgtccttagtttctactcatagtattcatggcgaagtttcttcttcgttaaattgttatatggttggaattggaaaatgatacatgtagtaattgctataaatgtcttgggtaatgtgatacttggaaattgttgtgctcatgtttaagctcttgcatcatatactttgcacctattaatgaagaaatacatagagcatgctaaaatttggtttgcatatttggttgctctaaggtctagataatttccagtattgagtttgaacaacaaggaagacggtgtagagtcttataatgtttacaatatgtcttttatgtgagttttgctgcaccggttcatccttgtgtttgtttcaaatagccttgctagcctaaaccttgtatcgagagggattacttctcatgcatccaaaatacttgagccaaccactatgccatttgtgtccaccatacctacctactacatggtattttccgccattccaaagtaaattgcttgagtgctacctttaaaattccatcattcacctttgcaatatatagctcatgggacaaatagcttaaaaactattgtggtattgaatatgtaattatgcactttatctcttattaagttgcttgttgtgcgataaccatgtttactggggacgccatcaactactcttgttgaatttcatgtgagttgctatgcatgttcgtcttgtctgaagtaagagagatctaccaccttatggttaagcatgcatattgttagagaagaacattgggccgctaactaaagccatgatccatg
This window contains:
- the LOC124682223 gene encoding cysteine-rich receptor-like protein kinase 44, translating into MPSVKVKPPSPAPALVLLLFAASFAVSQARIICGDSAASPSPAPAPSSTTSNSTAFAANLQTLLNALPQATAPTGFASLSLGTGRDQVFVRGLCRGDTAQSTCLADLIEAVQDLSGRCPSSRSAGLWSWRCYISYADTNDSAAYEQRIYDTVYDSRTLADPDSYQRSYYALMSRLVARASGGGGNRSARTSMFATGEAVYAPGDPNGTLYGMVQCMRDRSDAECERCLQGLVPRLPSCCWRNQGGVAQNFNCHLRVQLYTYYDLALDAPPPAPAAPPSPPVPIRGERTDDAREDTSEQFTLPLLRAATGNFAAENKLGEGGFGQVFKGILPNGQVIAVKRLSQSSAQGFHELKNELLLAAKLLHRNIVRLHGVCLEEREKLVVYEYLPNRSLDTVLFDNGRRRRRHGLDWHKRYTIICGIARGLLYLHEESQLRVIHRDLKPSNVLLDENMNPKISDFGLARAFRGDQSRDVTKRPAGTLGYMSPEYAYSGHVSTKSDIYSFGVIVLEIVTGRRNNGPCPDADANNLLSEVWDKWRSGKAAEMADGSLGDHYPRSEMLNCVHIGLLCVQKKPAMRPDASEVVLMLSSQSMSRRTPSRPAFYSGHSSTSGSDSHVSGVNVSENGVTMSDLQAR